One Huiozyma naganishii CBS 8797 chromosome 4, complete genome genomic region harbors:
- the PRP2 gene encoding DEAH-box RNA-dependent ATPase PRP2 (similar to Saccharomyces cerevisiae PRP2 (YNR011C); ancestral locus Anc_6.306), with translation METGGTGKRRIRRRFDDESVDRSAELPAGADSQRDDGERFTADTSVFKEPVLPKVSRYNNEPAEIQKYKRLRRELAFLQRKVQQVGFDRLSEHEQKEIELKKDLLQLMESKSKVESNTEGFVLAGTTDETSFKNGSPDSMKPRPMKEDNKSRQQMWEERVLSYAVAKNDSDEIYVDGSKQYDYVFDDSAMINFTSDVEDTVPGGEDSSEGDEESDEEDEATTKYAKIQEAKKSLPVYHHRARVMKAIQDNQVLIIVGETGSGKTTQLPQYLVEDGYTQDGKYQVGVTQPRRVAATSVAARVAEEMDVKLGREVGYSIRFDDKTTPGKTVLKYVTDGMLLRECLTDPDLKKYSCIVIDEAHERTLATDILLGLLKNILARREDLKVLISSATMNTAKFSKFFGDCPILTIPGRRYPVNVHYTLQPEGNYINAAITTVFQIHTTQATDGDILLFLTGQEEIESTREKIEQIASKLGTKIPQLIIAPIYANLPQDQQALIFEPTPENCRKLVIATNIAETSLTIDGIKYVIDPGYVKENSYVPSTGMTQLLTVPCSRASIEQRAGRAGRVGPGSCFRLFTKWSFENELEMMPKPEILRTNLSNTVLLLLSLGVMDLLNFPFVDKPSIPALTKSLESLYVLGALSNRGQITELGKMMCVFPCEPEFAKVLHTASADEKCNGVLEECLSIVSMLHETTSLFIGNKRNAAARIVSETEGDHLLYLEVFRQWRDSGFSRTWCQDHRIQFKTMCRVRNIRSQLSRCCQKLGLSAQSKTAAIKLSEVIPRITRSFISGFPTNVVQLTNSGNYKMLGRQTGALTVSIHPSSVVFQNYKENAKKPDKYLLYQQLMLTSKEFIRDLLPVTQESWLTETVPQVYQELLGKRQP, from the coding sequence ATGGAGACTGGCGGGACCGGTAAACGAAGAATTCGAAGGAGGTTTGATGATGAGTCGGTGGATCGGAGCGCTGAACTGCCGGCTGGTGCAGATTCGCAACGGGACGATGGAGAGAGATTTACCGCGGATACAAGTGTGTTCAAAGAGCCAGTGTTGCCAAAAGTGAGTCGGTATAACAACGAGCCAGCAGAGATCCAGAAATACAAACGATTGAGGAGAGAGCTTGCGTTTCTGCAGCGGAAGGTTCAACAGGTCGGGTTCGATCGCTTGTCTGAACATGAGCAGAAAGAGAtagagttgaagaaagacTTGCTACAACTCATGGAATCTAAGAGTAAAGTCGAGTCTAATACGGAGGGGTTTGTCTTGGCTGGTACGACGGACGAAACCTCATTTAAGAATGGTTCCCCCGACAGTATGAAACCTCGTCCCATGAAAGAGGATAATAAGTCGAGGCAGCAGATGTGGGAGGAGCGGGTGCTTAGTTATGCAGTGGCCAAGAACGACTCCGATGAAATATACGTTGACGGTTCGAAACAGTACGATTATGTTTTCGACGATAGCGCCATGATCAATTTTACCAGCGATGTAGAAGATACAGTCCCTGGTGGGGAGGATAGCTCTGAAGGTGATGAAGAGAGtgatgaggaggatgaAGCCACGACCAAATATGCAAAAATCCAAGAGGCCAAGAAAAGTTTGCCCGTTTACCACCATAGAGCAAGAGTGATGAAGGCGATCCAAGACAACCAGGTACTCATAATCGTTGGTGAGACAGGTTCTGGTAAAACTACTCAGCTGCCACAATATTTGGTCGAAGATGGGTACACGCAAGATGGGAAATATCAAGTGGGTGTGACTCAACCAAGACGTGTGGCAGCGACTTCCGTCGCGGCGAGGGTAGCAGAAGAGATGGACGTTAAACTCGGGCGGGAGGTTGGGTACTCTATCAGATTTGACGATAAAACGACCCCCGGTAAAACTGTGTTGAAGTATGTCACAGACGGTATGTTGTTAAGAGAATGTCTGACGGACCctgatttgaaaaaatattccTGTATAGTGATCGATGAAGCTCATGAACGTACACTAGCAACGGATATATTGCTTGGGTTactgaaaaatattcttgCTAGGAGAGAGGATCTTAAAGTACTGATCTCGTCTGCCACTATGAACACTGccaaattttccaaattttttggGGACTGTCCGATCTTGACCATACCAGGCAGGAGGTACCCAGTAAATGTGCATTACACATTACAACCGGAGGGAAATTACATCAATGCTGCGATAACGACAGTCTTCCAGATCCACACAACTCAGGCAACCGATGGGGACATTTTGTTATTTCTGACTGGTCAAGAAGAGATAGAGAGTACAAGGGAAAAGATTGAACAGATTGCGTCAAAACTGGGTACTAAGATCCCACAGCTGATCATTGCCCCCATATATGCCAATTTACCACAAGACCAACAGGCGCTAATCTTCGAACCGACCCCAGAGAACTGCAGGAAACTGGTCATAGCGACCAACATTGCGGAAACATCTTTGACAATTGATGGTATCAAATATGTGATTGACCCCGGGTATGTGAAGGAGAACTCGTATGTTCCCTCTACGGGTATGACTCAATTATTGACTGTCCCCTGTTCCAGGGCGTCTATTGAACAGCGGGCCGGTAGAGCCGGGCGGGTTGGACCCGGTTCATGTTTTCGGCTATTTACCAAGTGGTCCTTTGAAAACGAATTGGAGATGATGCCCAAACCAGAGATTTTGAGAACCAATCTGTCCAATACtgtactgctgttgctgtcccTTGGAGTCATGGATCTTTTGAACTTCCCTTTCGTAGATAAACCGAGTATCCCCGCGCTTACCAAATCTCTCGAGAGCCTGTACGTTCTCGGTGCCCTGAGTAACCGGGGTCAGATCACAGAACTCGGGAAAATGATGTGCGTCTTTCCCTGCGAGCCGGAGTTCGCAAAAGTACTGCATACAGCCTCCGCTGACGAGAAATGCAACGGTGTCCTGGAGGAGTGTCTAAGCATTGTATCGATGTTACACGAGACAACGTCGCTCTTTATCGGGAACAAGAGGAACGCCGCGGCACGTATTGTCAGCGAGACCGAGGGAGACCACCTGCTGTATTTGGAGGTCTTCAGGCAATGGCGGGACTCCGGTTTCTCCCGAACTTGGTGTCAGGACCACCGTATCCAGTTCAAGACCATGTGCCGGGTCCGCAACATCCGGTCTCAACTATCCCGATGCTGCCAAAAACTAGGTCTTTCCGCACAAAGCAAAACGGCGGCGATCAAACTTTCGGAGGTAATACCACGCATAACGCGCAGTTTCATCTCCGGGTTCCCGACAAACGTGGTCCAGTTGACGAATTCGGGGAACTACAAGATGCTCGGGAGACAGACTGGCGCACTGACAGTGAGCATCCACCCGTCCAGTGTTGTGTTCCAGAACTACAAGGAAAACGCCAAGAAACCAGACAAGTACCTTCTGTACCAGCAGCTGATGCTGACGTCAAAAGAGTTCATCCGCGACCTGTTACCGGTCACCCAAGAATCCTGGCTCACAGAAACCGTCCCCCAGGTGTACCAAGAGCTGTTGGGGAAACGACAGCCCTGA
- the KNAG0D00570 gene encoding uncharacterized protein (similar to Saccharomyces cerevisiae PFK2 (YMR205C); ancestral locus Anc_6.304) gives MPCPVVNGTSYITVKLCLQDLLKSCETFYKKLLKLNSDESEDATGRDSTLFNDALVLKLVVKDDSALREVFTQQKKDLVYRIKSHDWRSLVNECVTYSVDDLVEAVTVLADLDAPYQCWPNDIDPLQVYTLDPMGNVVGLTSSKNGMSTTKQNMSTAPTTALPSLVASRAQSYTDLTKNVPTGASYPSLPIGNAGANSQRKRCIAVLTSGGDAQGMNPFVRAVVRTALFKGCQPFAIFEGYKGLVRGGPEYIKALNWEDVDGWNAQGGTNIGTARCKEFKERAGRLAGALHLIEAGIDALIVCGGDGSLTGADLFRAEWPSLVDELLNSGKITAEQATTYQHLTICGAVGSIDNDMADTDSTIGAYSALDRICEAVDYVEATAKSHSRAFVIEVMGRHCGWLALMSGICTSADSIFIPEEAVDPKTWRDDMCKVVTKHRERGKRTTIVIVAEGALDSDLTPVTSEDVHKTLVDRLGLDTRITVLGHVQRGGSAVAFDRILATLQGVESVNAVLESTPSTPSPIITVSENQIQRKSLVESVKSTKSIAAAIKEKEFSRVLQLRNSEFVEHYENYLAINAADHYAPQLPKKDRLKIAIVNVGAPAGGINSAVYSMTAFCLSQGHKPYAIYNGWSGLTRHESVRTLTWKNVLGWESSGGSELGTDRDIPSSTDIGMIAYYFEKYQFDGLIIVGGFEGFVSLYELERVRDVYPAFRIPMVLIPATLSNNVPGTEYSLGSDTALNSLIKYCDVIEQSASSTKDRAFIVDCQGGNSGYLATCTHIAVGAHASYVPEEGITLDQLKQDITNIAEAFDYSDGREGQLILKTTNASKAFSATALADVMTAEAEGKFSVKSAFPGHIQQGGKPSPIDRTRATRFTIRAVKFIEEKQTVSCTARDSVTEVNYNPLDKANTSTAVVLGVKNAKVVFSPIKSVYEKETDVKKRIPKVIHWTPLRSIADHLSGRKKVHS, from the coding sequence ATGCCCTGTCCTGTTGTCAATGGTACGTCGTACATCACGGTGAAGCTGTGCTTGCAAGATTTGTTGAAATCGTGCGAGACTTTctacaagaaactgctAAAACTGAACTCCGATGAGAGTGAGGATGCAACAGGTCGGGATTCGACTCTGTTTAACGACGCGTTGGTCTTGAAACTGGTTGTCAAGGACGATTCTGCCCTTAGGGAAGTTTTCACgcagcagaagaaggattTGGTTTATCGTATCAAGAGTCACGATTGGCGGAGTTTGGTGAACGAATGTGTGACGTACTCCGTTGATGATTTGGTGGAAGCTGTGACGGTATTAGCTGATCTGGACGCGCCGTACCAATGCTGGCCGAACGACATTGATCCCTTGCAAGTGTACACCCTGGACCCAATGGGAAACGTGGTAGGGTTAACCTCGTCCAAAAACGGTATGAGCACTACGAAACAGAACATGTCCACTGCTCCTACTACTGCGTTGCCCTCATTAGTTGCCTCCAGGGCCCAGTCGTACACAGACCTTACCAAAAATGTCCCCACGGGTGCCTCGTATCCGTCGCTCCCCATCGGCAATGCTGGCGCGAACTCTCAAAGGAAGAGGTGCATTGCTGTTCTTACGTCAGGTGGCGATGCTCAAGGTATGAACCCTTTCGTCAGGGCAGTCGTGAGAACCGCGCTGTTTAAAGGCTGTCAACCGTTCGCAATCTTTGAAGGTTACAAGGGGTTGGTCCGCGGTGGTCCAGAGTACATTAAAGCGCTCAACTGGGAAGATGTCGATGGATGGAATGCACAAGGTGGCACCAACATCGGTACCGCTCGGTGCaaagaattcaaagaaCGTGCTGGGAGACTCGCAGGTGCTTTGCATCTTATTGAGGCCGGGATTGACGCTTTAATTGTCTGCGGTGGTGATGGGTCTCTGACGGGGGCTGATCTGTTCAGAGCAGAATGGCCCTCCTTGGTTGACGAGCTGTTAAACTCGGGCAAGATCACTGCCGAGCAGGCGACTACCTACCAACACTTGACCATCTGCGGTGCTGTTGGGTCTATCGATAACGATATGGCGGATACAGATTCCACCATCGGGGCCTACTCTGCCCTAGACAGAATATGCGAGGCCGTCGATTACGTAGAGGCGACTGCTAAATCACATTCAAGAGCATTTGTTATTGAAGTTATGGGGAGACACTGCGGTTGGTTGGCGTTGATGTCCGGTATTTGCACTTCTGCGGACTCTATATTTATTCCGGAGGAAGCTGTCGACCCGAAAACATGGAGAGACGATATGTGCAAAGTTGTGACCAAgcacagagagagaggtAAGAGGACGACAATTGTTATTGTCGCCGAGGGGGCGTTGGACAGTGATTTGACTCCAGTTACCTCAGAGGACGTCCATAAGACTCTGGTGGACAGACTAGGCCTGGACACAAGAATTACCGTGCTGGGTCACGTTCAAAGAGGTGGTTCTGCAGTGGCCTTTGATAGAATTTTAGCAACATTGCAAGGTGTCGAATCTGTCAATGCAGTGTTGGAGTCTACACCAAGCACTCCATCTCCAATCATTACTGTCAGTGAGAACCAGATTCAGAGAAAGTCTTTGGTGGAGTCTGTCAAGTCGACCAAATCGATTGCTGCGGccatcaaagaaaaagagtTTTCGCGCGTTCTTCAATTAAGAAACTCAGAATTTGTCGAGCATTACGAAAATTACCTGGCCATCAACGCTGCTGATCACTATGCACCTCAACTTCCCAAGAAGGACCGCTTGAAAATTGCTATTGTGAATGTTGGTGCACCTGCCGGGGGGATCAACTCTGCCGTGTATTCGATGACTGCTTTCTGTCTATCGCAAGGCCACAAACCGTATGCGATTTACAACGGTTGGAGTGGTCTGACAAGACATGAGAGTGTCCGGACTTTGACTTGGAAAAATGTTCTTGGGTGGGAAAGCTCTGGTGGTTCGGAACTAGGTACCGATAGGGACATTCCGTCCAGTACCGATATCGGGATGATCGCCTACTATTTCGAGAAATACCAGTTTGATGGTTTGATTATAGTCGGTGGTTTCGAAGggtttgtttctctttacGAACTGGAAAGGGTCAGAGATGTGTACCCAGCTTTCAGAATCCCAATGGTTTTGATCCCAGCGACTTTATCCAACAACGTTCCAGGTACAGAGTACTCTTTGGGGAGTGATACCGCTTTGAACTCTTTAATTAAGTACTGCGATGTGATTGAACAGTCCGCGTCTTCCACTAAGGACAGGGCGTTCATTGTTGATTGTCAAGGTGGTAACAGTGGTTACTTAGCCACATGTACCCATATTGCCGTTGGTGCTCATGCGTCATACGTTCCTGAGGAAGGTATCACATTGGACCAATTGAAACAGGATATTACCAACATCGCAGAGGCGTTTGACTACTCGGATGGTAGAGAGGGTCAATTGATCCTGAAGACTACAAACGCATCCAAGGCGTTTTCTGCCACCGCACTCGCGGATGTTATGACTGCGGAGGCGGAAGGTAAGTTCAGTGTCAAGTCTGCCTTCCCGGGGCACATTCAGCAAGGTGGGAAGCCATCTCCTATCGACAGGACAAGAGCCACCAGGTTTACAATCCGTGCCGTGAAGTTTATTGAGGAGAAGCAGACAGTCTCGTGTACAGCAAGAGACAGCGTAACCGAGGTCAACTACAATCCGCTGGATAAGGCAAACACCTCCACTGCCGTTGTGTTGGGTGTCAAGAACGCGAAGGTGGTGTTTTCTCCCATCAAATCCGTTTACGAGAAGGAGACCGATGTCAAGAAGAGAATTCCCAAAGTGATCCACTGGACTCCATTACGTTCTATAGCAGACCATCTCTCCGGACGTAAGAAAGTTCACAGCTAG
- the CSE2 gene encoding Cse2p (similar to Saccharomyces cerevisiae CSE2 (YNR010W); ancestral locus Anc_6.301), producing the protein MDLRNEGLREIHDILRPPANKTPLAPPASSSTTSSNTPLKASSEFIPHIFYALNQITRDPNNVSNHLESSTGFIRHRLRTCKELIAENSECMELLSRTPEEWEQELAFKEQELRIKGALLETLRERIKSASVEKDVKPKSEEPKEPKDA; encoded by the coding sequence ATGGATTTGAGAAACGAGGGACTGAGAGAAATTCACGACATTCTGCGGCCGCCAGCAAACAAGACACCCCTAGCACCGCCGGCGTCATCGTCAACCACGAGTTCTAACACACCTTTGAAAGCGTCCTCAGAGTTTATTCCACACATATTCTACGCATTGAACCAGATCACAAGAGACCCGAATAACGTTTCCAACCACCTGGAGTCCTCCACTGGGTTTATAAGACACAGACTGCGTACGTGCAAAGAACTCATAGCGGAGAACAGCGAGTGCATGGAACTGCTGAGCAGAACCCCGGAGGAGTGGGAACAAGAACTTGCCTTCAAAGAACAGGAACTCAGGATAAAGGGTGCTCTTCTCGAGACACTCAGGGAAAGGATTAAAAGTGCATCCGTCGAAAAGGACGTGAAACCTAAATCGGAGGAACCGAAAGAACCGAAGGATGCCTGA
- the NRM1 gene encoding Nrm1p (similar to Saccharomyces cerevisiae NRM1 (YNR009W); ancestral locus Anc_6.299) codes for MSLEQGYRLPLGEFAESRLNTMMVNRSPQKVGRIAPLKKAGVLAPPTRASIGDTNTMHSPTNRILHAITSRRRPLHPLDRNSDAGQSQLSAKSSNYLQFTGTLAEKASPNGEKPQQLNDYSAVSKKLQVRLQFAYYKLVTSQTDLKFADLKSKHLIKQTQCGQPQKGQQRASKGRTHKRRKLVVSQGNYRTPAKSKRPHGDPANNNLHHDTTLPADEHDPDSTIVKDTSYLSTTLAETSNDTTPIRSQIGANFHQRQRQQTPMSVKAAKSLLHLFTSSSGQGYNKEHAFNV; via the coding sequence ATGTCACTGGAACAAGGATACAGGCTGCCGCTGGGTGAATTCGCCGAGTCGAGACTGAACACGATGATGGTGAATCGGTCCCCGCAAAAGGTTGGGAGAATTGCGCCGCTGAAGAAAGCAGGCGTGCTGGCACCGCCGACGCGGGCGTCAATTGGGGACACCAACACGATGCACTCCCCGACCAACAGGATCCTGCATGCCATCACGTCCAGGAGGAGACCGCTGCATCCTTTGGACCGCAATAGCGACGCAGGGCAGAGCCAATTGTCCGCGAAATCGAGCAATTACTTGCAATTCACGGGGACGCTAGCGGAGAAGGCATCGCCTAATGGGGAGAAACCGCAGCAGCTCAACGATTACAGTGCGGTCtccaagaaactgcaagTGAGATTGCAATTTGCATACTACAAGTTGGTCACAAGCCAAACGGACCTGAAATTCGCGGACCTGAAGTCAAAGCACTTGATCAAACAGACACAATGCGGGCAGCCGCAGAAAGGGCAACAGCGTGCCTCGAAGGGCAGAACACATAAGAGAAGAAAGCTCGTCGTATCGCAGGGGAACTACAGAACCCCGGCGAAATCCAAGAGACCCCATGGCGACCCGGCGAACAACAATTTGCATCACGACACCACCCTCCCTGCTGACGAGCACGACCCGGACTCGACTATCGTCAAGGACACAAGTTACCTGTCTACTACACTCGCTGAGACCAGCAACGACACAACTCCAATCAGAAGCCAAATTGGAGCCAATTTCCACCAGAGGCAGAGACAGCAGACACCAATGAGCGTGAAGGCGGCAAAGTCTTTACTCCACCTCTTCACAAGCAGCAGCGGTCAGGGCTATAACAAGGAACACGCATTTAACGTGTAG
- the LRO1 gene encoding phospholipid:diacylglycerol acyltransferase (similar to Saccharomyces cerevisiae LRO1 (YNR008W); ancestral locus Anc_6.298) has translation MDGSQLQRRRSRRLKRRYRSESGSSFTTGSGNFFSESGGNTDNDSYYSEMEPIMSGDFSHMGSPSPKIRRSRPSMRRRTSLSDRSRGEAAPKKRWSDSRKVVFIFGAFLGLVIPAYFGASHVHSQNKDLFDNLVNFENVRDYVDDWKTVLPQGVSSFFSDLQNVVLPTSSLEKNLQHSFAVGNQLTEEIGAKAKHPVVLVPGVTSTGIESWGVSDVDGCDSSTHFRKRMWGSFYMLRTMVLDKVCWLKHVKLDPKTGLDPPNVRLRAAQGFEASDFFIAGYWIWNKVIENLGAIGYDPDKMVTAAYDWRLAYLDLEVRDRYFTKLKSQIEVLYDLSGEKVVLVGHSMGSQVIFYFLQWVEAKGKLYGNANDGWVDKHIDSFINVAGTLLGAPKCVPALISGEMKDTIQLNTLAMYGLEKFFSRKERLQMLQTWGGIPSMLPKGGDMIWGNASFSPEDAQHNNTDTYGNFIRFERVVSDKFSNLTMDGSLELVNKLSPSWLQERIRDQYTFGYSKTKGELKKNKKHHRHWSNPLEVALPNAPDMKIYCIYGVNNPTERAYVYKESDNRTASTLNLTIDYDSKMPVFFTEGDGTVPIIAQAMCHKWAQGVSPYNPSGMNVTIIEIKHEPQGFDIRGGGKSAEHVDILGSAELNEYILRIASGHGNTVRSRQLTNMTQWVRKLQFPM, from the coding sequence ATGGATGGTTCTCAATTGCAGCGGAGACGGTCCAGGAGACTTAAACGGCGCTATAGAAGTGAGAGCGGGAGCAGTTTCACTACAGGGAGTGGTAACTTTTTCAGCGAGTCAGGTGGGAATACCGATAATGACAGCTACTACAGTGAGATGGAGCCGATTATGAGTGGCGACTTTTCGCATATGGGCAGCCCCTCGCCAAAGATCAGGCGCAGCAGGCCATCTATGAGAAGGAGGACATCTCTCAGTGACCGCTCGAGAGGTGAGGCCGCTCCGAAGAAACGGTGGAGTGATTCTCGGAAGGTTGTGTTTATCTTTGGTGCGTTTCTGGGTTTGGTGATCCCAGCTTATTTTGGTGCGTCGCATGTCCATAGTCAGAATAAAGATTTGTTCGATAACCTTGTGAATTTTGAGAACGTCAGGGACTACGTGGACGACTGGAAGACCGTATTGCCACAAGGCGTGTCAAGTTTCTTTTCGGATTTGCAAAACGTTGTGCTCCCCACGAGttctttggagaagaaccTTCAACACTCGTTTGCTGTAGGTAATCAATTGACCGAGGAGATTGGAGCCAAAGCGAAGCATCCAGTGGTACTGGTCCCCGGTGTCACTTCTACGGGGATTGAGAGTTGGGGGGTGTCCGATGTCGATGGCTGTGACTCATCCACGCATTTCAGGAAGCGGATGTGGGGGTCCTTCTACATGCTGAGAACTATGGTGCTAGACAAAGTTTGCTGGCTGAAACACGTCAAGTTAGATCCGAAGACAGGGCTGGACCCTCCAAACGTTCGGTTACGTGCAGCGCAAGGTTTTGAGGCCTCCGATTTTTTCATTGCTGGGTATTGGATTTGGAACAAAGTCATTGAGAACCTCGGTGCTATCGGGTACGATCCGGACAAGATGGTTACCGCGGCTTACGACTGGCGGCTGGCATATTTGGATCTGGAGGTGCGGGACAGATACTTTACGAAGCTTAAAAGTCAAATCGAGGTTCTGTACGATTTGAGCGGGGAAAAAGTTGTCCTTGTAGGCCATTCCATGGGGTCCCAGGTCATCTTCTACTTCTTGCAATGGGTGGAAGCAAAAGGTAAGTTGTATGGGAATGCAAATGATGGTTGGGTTGATAAACACATTGATTCATTCATCAACGTTGCTGGTACTCTGCTGGGCGCGCCGAAATGTGTCCCCGCGCTGATCAGCGGTGAAATGAAGGATACCATCCAGTTGAACACTTTGGCCATGTACGGGCTAGAGAAGTTTTTCAGTAGGAAGGAGAGATTGCAAATGTTGCAAACTTGGGGAGGGATCCCCTCCATGTTACCCAAGGGTGGAGACATGATTTGGGGGAACGCGTCCTTTTCACCAGAGGACGCGCAGCACAACAATACGGACACCTACGGCAATTTCATccgttttgaaagagtcGTAAGCGACAAGTTCAGCAACTTGACCATGGACGGCTCGCTGGAACTCGTAAACAAGTTGTCCCCCTCCTGGTTGCAAGAGCGCATCCGCGATCAGTACACCTTCGGCTACTCGAAAACAAAGGGAGAActaaaaaagaacaaaaagcACCACCGCCACTGGTCTAACCCACTGGAGGTGGCCCTTCCGAACGCTCCGGATATGAAGATATACTGCATCTACGGTGTGAACAACCCGACGGAGCGCGCGTACGTGTACAAGGAGAGCGATAACCGCACGGCGTCCACGTTGAACCTGACAATAGATTACGACAGCAAGATGCCCGTGTTCTTCACCGAGGGGGACGGCACGGTCCCGATCATCGCGCAGGCCATGTGCCACAAGTGGGCGCAGGGGGTGTCCCCATACAACCCTAGCGGGATGAACGTGACAATCATCGAGATCAAACACGAGCCGCAGGGGTTCGACATACGCGGCGGCGGCAAGAGTGCCGAGCACGTCGACATCCTGGGCAGCGCAGAACTCAACGAGTACATCCTGCGCATCGCCAGCGGCCACGGCAACACCGTCCGCAGCCGCCAGCTCACCAACATGACCCAGTGGGTCCGCAAGTTGCAGTTCCCCATGTAA
- the ATG3 gene encoding Atg3p (similar to Saccharomyces cerevisiae ATG3 (YNR007C); ancestral locus Anc_6.297) gives MLRSKISSWREYLTPVTHKSTFFSSGEITPEEFTLSGDYLTHMFPTWRWNGNEESLKNASVRDFLPEGKQFLVTRKVPSSVRANAFFEAGAMGPSAFIFDEEELSKSTADTDPSPLANPEASQDIDEAIGELEISESIGSRDGDDDEIIIKSDENKRYYDLYITYSTSYRVPKMYIVGYNAQGSPLTADEMFEDITKEYRHKTATIEKLPFYKGTVISVSIHPCKHANVMKVLLEKIRQVKKRERDQTEQSQLQSTESMEDDWEDLQDDINDTLRVDQYLVVFLKFITGIIPSIEHDYTMEGW, from the coding sequence ATGCTACGATCTAAAATTAGCAGTTGGAGGGAATATTTGACCCCTGTAACACACAAATCCACGTTTTTCAGCAGCGGCGAAATCACTCCGGAGGAGTTTACGTTGTCCGGTGACTATCTGACACACATGTTCCCTACATGGCGATGGAACGGTAATGAGGAGTCCCTGAAGAACGCTAGTGTAAGAGATTTCCTTCCTGAGGGgaagcagtttcttgttaCGAGAAAGGTCCCCTCTTCGGTTCGTGCGAACGCCTTCTTTGAAGCGGGTGCGATGGGGCCAAGTGCATTTATATTCGACGAAGAGGAGTTGTCGAAGTCTACTGCGGACACTGACCCTTCCCCCCTGGCAAACCCGGAAGCCTCTCAAGATATAGATGAGGCTATTGGTGAACTGGAGATTTCTGAGAGTATCGGAAGCAGGGatggtgatgatgacgaaaTTATAATAAAGAGTGATGAGAACAAGAGGTATTATGATCTGTACATTACGTATTCAACCTCGTACAGGGTACCCAAAATGTACATCGTTGGATATAACGCGCAGGGCTCCCCGCTAACCGCTGATGAAATGTTCGAAGATATTACAAAGGAGTACAGACACAAAACTGCCACAATCGAGAAGCTGCCCTTTTATAAAGGCACGGTTATCTCGGTGTCGATACACCCTTGTAAGCATGCTAACGTGATGAAGGTTCTTCTCGAAAAAATACGCCaggtgaagaagagagagagggatCAAACTGAACAGTCTCAACTGCAGTCCACAGAATCGATGGAGGACGACTGGGAGGATTTGCAGGATGATATAAATGACACGCTGCGCGTGGATCAATACTTGGTGgtatttttgaaattcatAACCGGTATCATTCCTAGTATTGAGCATGATTATACGATGGAAGGATGGTAG